The following coding sequences are from one Triticum dicoccoides isolate Atlit2015 ecotype Zavitan chromosome 4A, WEW_v2.0, whole genome shotgun sequence window:
- the LOC119283585 gene encoding vacuolar iron transporter homolog 4-like → MPPRRRGAFGYRGVRLRPNGGYYSEIRSGDLRLGLGTYRTAHEAAHAYEAAAWRLGRPRGQMNFQDVYTLQQALDVAPPPHTATDVTFTYNRLAALLPRRRTPLLPHKMATDNDTKLAVAELGPTPAPEAMKLCTVCVATATHDAMSLPSQQGQWLRAAVLGASDGLVSTSALMLGIGAARPADPRAALLSGVAGLVAGACSMAIGEYVSVHAQLDVELAGLQRLEEARGYPADRAGLPNPCHASAASALSFAAGAAIPLLAAWFVTSYGVRVAVVVATATLALAAFGALGAVQGRAPGGRAGLRAALGGLVAMAVTYGLMKLFRTHSD, encoded by the exons atgccgccgcgccgtcGAGGAGCGTTCGGCTACCGCGGTGTCCGCCTACGCCCCAACGGCGGCTACTACTCGGAGATACGCTCCGGCGatctccggctcggcctcggcaccTACCGGACGGCGCACGAGGCCGCCCAcgcgtacgaggcggcggcgtggcgcctaggccGGCCGCGCGGCCAGATGAACTTCCAAGATGTGTACACGCTCCAGCAGGCGCtcgacgtcgccccgccgcctc ATACTGCTACAGATGTTACCTTCACATATAATCGCCTCGCTGCTCTACTGCCTCGTCG TCGCACGCCTCTGCTCCCACATAAAATGGCCACCGACAATGACACCAAGCTCGCTGTAGCAGAGCTCGGCCCAACCCCCGCGCCGGAGGCCATGAAACTCTGCACCGTCTGCGTAGCCACGGCCACCCACGACGCCATGTCGCTGCCGTCACAGCAGGGGCAGTGGCTGCGCGCCGCCGTCCTCGGCGCAAGCGATGGCCTCGTCTCCACCTCAGCGCTCATGCTCGGCATCGGCGCGGCGCGACCCGCCGACCCACGGGCGGCGCTCCTGTCGGGCGTGGCgggcctcgtcgccggcgcctgCAGCATGGCCATCGGCGAGTACGTGTCGGTCCACGCGCAGCTGGACGTGGAGCTGGCCGGGCTCCAGCGGCTCGAGGAGGCGCGCGGGTACCCGGCGGACCGGGCCGGGCTGCCGAACCCGTGCCACGCGTCGGCGGCCTCGGCGCTGTCCTTCGCGGCCGGCGCGGCCATCCCGCTGCTCGCGGCGTGGTTCGTGACAAGCTACGGGGTGCGGGTCGCCGTGGTCGTCGCGACGGCGACTCTGGCCTTGGCGGCGTTCGGCGCCCTCGGGGCGGTGCAGGGCCGCGCTCCAGGGGGGCGGGCCGGGCTGAGGGCCGCGCTGGGAGGATTGGTGGCGATGGCGGTCACCTATGGTCTCATGAAACTGTTCCGGACTCATTCAGATTGA